From a single Nicotiana tomentosiformis chromosome 2, ASM39032v3, whole genome shotgun sequence genomic region:
- the LOC104107753 gene encoding putative serine/threonine-protein kinase — protein sequence MKFPFPFTSCFSSSSGTMDTSQINPYDGQRAQKFSVFSYKELKAATHGFRASSRIGEGGFGSVYKGRLEDGSSVAVKVLSIELETMRGEREFISEIAALSDIRHENLVTLRGYCVDGTDRLLVYEYMENNSLTQSLLGEDHNRSKFTWELRREISKGIAKGLSYLHEEVTPHIVHRDIKASNILLDQNFTPKIADFGLSRLFPEKTSHITTRVAGTLGYLSPEYAISGHLTRKSDVYSFGVLLLEIVSGCPVIAFDIERGEYFLVNKAWEMYNTDKLLELVDPVLNGEFHGDEAIRFLKIGLLCVQEIASLRPKMSAVIKMLSSTNYMELEDVKITQPGILADLKDVKIGQKQCSNSFLSNAVAMARKCWYKVYISNTQTWPTFFEKI from the exons ATGAAGTTTCCTTTTCCATTTACCAGTTGTTTTAGTTCCTCATCTGGTACAATGGATACCAGCCAAATTAACCCATATG ATGGACAAAGAGCTCAGAAGTTCTCAGTGTTCTCTTACAAGGAATTAAAGGCTGCAACTCATGGATTCAGAGCATCAAGTAGAATTGGAGAGGGAGGATTTGGTTCTGTTTACAAG GGTCGGCTTGAAGATGGAAGCAGTGTGGCTGTAAAGGTTCTATCAATTGAATTAGAAACAATGCGAGGTGAAAGGGAATTTATATCAGAAATAGCTGCATTGTCTGATATTAGACATGAAAATCTTGTCACCCTCAGAGGATATTGTGTGGATGGGACCGACAGACTCTTAGTCTATGAATACATGGAAAATAATAGTCTAACACAATCTCTTCTAG GGGAAGATCACAACAGAAGTAAATTTACATGGGAACTTAGGAGAGAAATTTCTAAAGGAATAGCAAAGGGACTTTCATATCTACATGAAGAAGTGACTCCCCACATTGTACATAGAGATATTAAGGCCAGCAATATACTTCTTGATCAGAATTTTACACCAAAAATTGCAGATTTTGGTTTATCTAGACTATTTCCTGAGAAAACTTCACACATTACTACCCGAGTTGCCGGAACATT GGGCTATCTTTCTCCGGAATACGCCATCAGTGGACATTTAACTCGGAAATCAGATGTTTATAGCTTTGGAGTCTTATTGCTAGAAATAGTCAGCGGTTGCCCTGTTATTGCTTTTGACATTGAGAGAGGAGAATATTTCCTAGTTAACAAG GCATGGGAAATGTACAATACTGACAAATTATTAGAGCTAGTAGACCCTGTGTTAAATGGAGAATTTCATGGCGATGAAGCTATCCGATTCTTGAAGATTGGCCTACTTTGTGTGCAAGAAATCGCCAGCCTCCGCCCCAAAATGTCAGCAGTCATAAAGATGTTGAGCAGTACCAATTATATGGAATTAGAGGATGTAAAGATTACTCAACCTGGAATTCTTGCTGATCTGAAAGATGTTAAGATAGGTCAAAAGCAATGTTCTAACAGCTTTTTATCTAATGCTGTAGCTATGGCTAGAAAGTGTTGGTACAAAGTGTATATTTCAAACACACAAACTTGGCCAACATTTTTTGAGAAGATATAA
- the LOC104107754 gene encoding aquaporin PIP2-1-like — protein sequence MAKDIEYGTDQYAPNKDYQDPPPAPLIDAEELGKWSFYRAIIAEFIATLLFLYITVLTVIGYKSQSDTKHNGDECGGVGILGIAWAFGGMIFVLVYCTAGISGGHINPAVTFGLFLARKISLARAVMYMIAQCLGAICGCGLVKAFQKSYYVRYGGGANELATGYSTGTGLAAEIIGTFVLVYTVFSATDPKRNARDSHVPVLAPLPIGFAVFMVHLATIPITGTGINPARSFGAAVIYGKDKAWDDQWIFWVGPLIGAAIAALYHQYILRAGAVKALGSFRSNA from the exons ATGGCCAAGGATATTGAATATGGCACTGATCAGTACGCCCCTAATAAGGACTACCAAGATCCACCTCCAGCACCACTAATTGATGCAGAGGAACTTGGAAAATGGTCATTTTATAGAGCCATTATTGCTGAATTTATTGCCACTCTCTTATTTCTCTACATCACTGTCCTCACTGTGATTGGCTACAAGAGCCAAAGTGACACTAAACATAATGGTGATGAATGTGGTGGTGTTGGCATTCTTGGCATTGCTTGGGCCTTTGGTGGCATGATTTTCGTTCTTGTTTACTGCACTGCTGGTATTTCTG GAGGACATATTAACCCAGCTGTGACATTTGGGCTGTTCTTGGCTAGAAAAATCTCATTGGCCAGAGCAGTAATGTATATGATAGCACAGTGCTTAGGAGCCATTTGTGGTTGTGGTTTGGTGAAGGCATTTCAGAAGTCTTATTATGTTAGATATGGTGGTGGTGCCAATGAGCTTGCAACAGGCTACAGCACTGGCACTGGATTAGCTGCTGAAATCATTGGCACTTTTGTCCTTGTTTATACTGTCTTCTCTGCCACTGACCCCAAGAGAAATGCCAGAGACTCCCATGTTCCT GTATTGGCACCACTTCCAATTGGATTTGCTGTATTCATGGTTCACTTGGCCACAATCCCAATCACTGGAACTGGTATTAATCCAGCTAGAAGTTTTGGAGCTGCAGTCATATATGGCAAAGACAAAGCCTGGGATGACCAA TGGATTTTCTGGGTTGGACCTTTAATTGGTGCTGCAATTGCTGCATTATATCACCAATATATTTTGAGAGCTGGAGCAGTCAAAGCACTTGGCTCATTCAGGAGCAATGCCTAA